One Alnus glutinosa chromosome 13, dhAlnGlut1.1, whole genome shotgun sequence genomic window, AATAAGCAACATATTGAGCTGCTAGAAAGCCGTTGGGCTTTAGACTAATTAATGGCAGCCCTTTGATTTAATTGTTGTAGTAGTTTTCTTGCTGGGTATTGTTGGGAACGATGAGGTGAGGGCTATTAAGTCTTTCTTTGCTTTAGGATGCTTGCTGGGGGAGGTCAATGCAACCGCAATCGTACAGATACCCAAGGTACCAAAACCTTGATTTAGGAGCTCTATCAGTCTCATGGTTCAGTTCTATGCTGCATATTCCCTTTTAGAAGTTGGCTTCTCAAGGGCTATATCAATACCCTACGAGAGATTTAACCGCTCATGCAAATGCTAGAAATCATCTTTGTCTGAGAAAAATCCATTCCAAATTGCTGCTGGAaattcttcactttttctccaaaaccctagcctataatcctattgatttctattctTTAATGTCATCTAATCCAACTAGAAATCGTAAAACAACTCCTAAGTGAATCTGGTGTCTTGCTGTCAACTTTGCCGCACGACTGCGCTCGATCCCAGGTATTACTGTACTCGAGCTCAGGTTGCGCTCAAGCCTAATTGATGTGCACTCGAGCCCAATATGCTAGTGTCTTGTGTGCCCATGTCTTCCAGTTGCGCTCGAGCTCATGATGTGCGCTCAAGCCCAGTGTGTTGCGCTCTAGCATTTTGCCTTACAATTTGTAAGGTTTTGCTTTTGCAAAATTTTGCCTTTAAGTTTGGAAGATTACTTGTGTTTTTCCCTTAGTTCATGAGAGTGTtattaacataaaaataatgtaaaacatCATATCACAATGAAATTAAGAGTCTAATATATGCGAgctaaggggcttgaatgtgcaacattcaatgtTTTTAGTCATACTATCATACACGTATGCATCATATAACTTTGTATGCATCTCTATCTATTTTCAAATACATCATGAAAATATAAATCTTAACTCATTGAAATCATTTGAAAACATAACTTGTTCACATTTCATAACTCATAAATCATcatcaaatcatatctcaatgTAATTGAAGGTATTAAAAGCAATCACAAGCAtatatcatcttaaaatatcaTTGGCTCGATTTATCACAAATCTAACATTTAAGACATTCCAAAACCATTAAAGGTAGTATATTTTCTCAATGCCTTAAATACTCATGTTGTTTGCTTGACTTAGAGCTTATGAAGGAATTTTTCGATGTAAGCTTTGCAATGCACCACTACATATTATATTGCAATGACGCATTAAAACCAACCCAACATATTTTTAACTCTAAATTTCCACTTGGGTTCTTGATTTTCTCAAGAGCCAACTTACTTGGAAAACTCATAGAATTTCTAGAGTTCCaattgacaacccattaactaatatTTGAGGCACTCTTAATCCTAATTAAAGTTCAGGGTATTACAAGTTTTGTACGTCTTGTACCCATAGGTGTGCTCAAATGCTTAAGAGAGGCGTGTCAACCTAAGGTCGCACAAGGCATATGTACAACAGCAGGCCAAACTAAAAAGACTAGTACAGTCAGCAGAAAGGCTTAGTAGAGAACACAGTTAAAGTAGTACAATTTTCAGTATTGCATGTACAAGTttggaaaagtttttttttttttttcataacatTATTTTCAGCATCAATTATTTTAGATTGATTTCAACTATTTTATGTAGAAAAGTCAGAAAAGCAAGTATTAGAGTTAGTACAAGTTTTCACCTCTAGTATTTCAGTAAGAAGAAAATTCTCTCTAATTGTATTTCAAGAAAAAATGGAGTTTAACTCTTGTTTTCAATGAAAGCAAAGTGTCTTATTGAGTTTTCAAGCAAAACAGAGCATTTTACTTGGAAAGATTTTCGTAACATGATTTTGAAAAATACAACTTAGCaatttaatgttttcaattaaacaaataatagagagattttatcaaaataaaagagggcttacatctcacacacacacacacacaccatttTATTTGGGTTTTTACTTATTAAGGCGTGGACTCATATTTCTACCTATAAAATGTTAATTTTACAACTATCGTAGCCTGTGACGGGGAATGGATCAAAAAAGCTAGGCAACTTAGCCCTTAGAGCCTTGAGTTATATAATATTTTGGGATCTAGTTGAGGACATTACCTGGATGTGATTAGGTATGAGTTGGATGACAAATGTGTCTTTTTGTATATGGTCATGGTTTATGTAAGTTGATGACAATGTTGATATGTATTAAAGATACCTAGTTTGGACAAGAGATGTAAATAGTTATGAATGAATATCTATATGTTTCTGTTATAGAAGTTTTAGTGATGTATTTATGCAAGAGAAATCTACACACTCCCACTCACAGTCTCACACACTCCAtaacgtttttattttttaattttgatagatcattattgaattttggaactaatgatgatttttagtgTTACGTTAGGAAGTGTGGGAGTGAGAgtagcatttttctttatgCAATGTTATAGTTTCAAGTTAGAGAAAAAAAGGTATATAAGAATTTTCACTACGAGTTTACAATAGACCTAGAGTCATGTGGTAATTATAATAAAGCATAATTATTGCGGGGCATTACACCCAAccactgatatatatatatatatttggttaacTACcttttccccatgaactactaccCATTTATAAGTTACCCCCATCATTGACACCTCTCACACTTATCTGGATTGAAAGTACGAGATTGTTACAAAAACTCTTTATTTGTTAGTGAAAAtcgttaaaataacaaaaaatgatgaaaattccGTAAGTTAAGAaactaaatttacataaatacccttaaaataatcaacacaaaaaaactaaaaaaacagctatatataggaaaaatacattttactctCCAAAATTTGacaacttttttacttttggtTCTGATGTTTAAAACGTAACAATGTACCCCAAcaaagttttcaaatttttcaaagtAAGCACTCTGTTAGCaattttcatcttcttcaacaaaaGTTATGGAAAAGACCTAAATGCCCTTATTTGGGGTGTATGGACATTTAGGTCTTTTCGATAATTTCCTTACATTCAGCCGAATCCCACGCTCGGCTGGATCTGGTGTGATCCGGCCGAAATTCAGAGATCTGGCCGTATCCCATGCTCGGCCAGATCTCTGTTTCCGGGCAAATCTCTTTGAGAGATCTGGCCAAATCCCACGCTTGGTCGGATCTCATATCTGGCCGGATCCTCAGGCATGCTGGCTGTCAGTAATCGGGGTGGAGGGTTTTCCGACGTGGCTAGAGGACCGGCCGTCTGGCGAGCTGGATTTTTCCAGCGATGGAAAAGGGATCTGGATCAGCATTTTTCTAGGGTGTAGCTTTTTGTGGATTTgaaagggcatttttgtcttatgcCAAATGCCACATCACTTTGTAAATGTCCCTTTGTAAAAGTGTTAATACCCCTAGCATATctgtatatataaaagaagcATATGCCATGGTGGATGGCAGAGAACAATTTCTCGGAGAGCCAAGAGCCCAAcaatacagattttttttttttttagctccaCAACCCATCCTGGCCCATTACATTTGACGTTTactcagaaaaaaataaaaaaaataaaaaagaaaaaaagaaaagaaaaaggctacCATCTACCCTACCTATGAATGGTTTCTCACTCTCGAGCTTATCTCCATCTAAAGTCCAAGCTGGTTCGTTCATACCTCCAGGCAGTCACTGAGAGCCTCCTCTATATAAACCTCAAGCTCCTTCCttgtttttgagagagagagagaggctatgGAAGCCAGAAACTTACTACGCGTCCTGTTTCTTTTTCTCAGTGTAGTCCTTGTGCTACTCTTCACCTGGGTTCATCTCCCCTACGCGCCACCTTACGCAAATGAGCTTCTTGACTGCGCCACCAACTCACCATGGTGCACCTCCAAGAACCGCCTCCAATCCAAACAATCCGAACTCCTCAGAGAGCCCCGAAACCCCACGCGCCACCACAACCACGCGTCCGACACACCTCACCACCCTCTGGACCCTCTGACCATCCAAGAACTCAACAAAGTCCGCTCCATCCTTTCCTCCCACCCACTCTTCATATCGTCGACCTACGCGCTCCACTCCGTCGACCTCGAAGAGCCCGAGAAAGCGCTCGTCAAGAAATGGAAGAAGGGGGACCAGCTGTTACCCAGAAGGGCCTCTGTGGTCGCACGTGTCAACGGCAACTCAAACGTGTTGACAGTAGATCTCAGCACCGGCCAGGTGACCGTGTGCGAAACCGGCTCGCCTTCCGGCTACCCCACGATGACGATAGAGGACATGACCACGGCCACGTTGGCCCCACTCGCTAACGCTGACTTCAACCGCACGATCATCCAGCGTGGGATTGATCTGGCGGACCTGGCGTGCCTGCCGATTTCGACGGGGTGGTACGGCAAGTCCGAGGAGAAGAGGAGATTGATTAAGGTGCAGTGCTACTCCAAGAAGGGCACTGTGAACTTCTACATGAGACCAATCGAAGGGTTGACTGTGCTTGTTGATTTGGATACTAAACAAGTGGTGGAGATTTCAGATAAGGGCAGCAGCATACCGATTCCAAAGGCCGCCAACACAGACTATCGGTACTCCGTTCAGGAGCTCCATCAAATAATGAACCTACTGAACCCGATATCCATCGAGCAACCCAAGGGTCCGAGTTTTAGCATTGAAGATGAGCACTTAGTCAAGTGGGCGAACTGGGAATTTCACCTGAAACCTGATGCGCGAGCGGGTATGATAATATCTCGGGCCAAGGTCCGGGACCCAGACACCGGGGAGCTAAGGGATGTGATGTACAAAGGGTTTAGCTCCGAGCTCTTTGTGCCTTACATGGACCCCACTGATGCGTGGTACTTTAAGACGTATATGGACGCTGGTGAATACGGGTTCGGGTTGCAGGCCATGCCACTTGACCCGCTTAATGATTGTCCGCGGAACGCGCATTATATGGACGGTGTGTTTGCCTCAGCTGATGGAACCCCGTACGTCCGATCAAACATGATTTGCGTGTTCGAGAGCTATACGGGCGACATCGGATGGCGTCACTCTGAGAGCCCAATCACGGGGATGCCGGTGAGGATAATTCAATTAagactaaaattaaataaaatttataatattagcTTTAATTAAGTTTGTGTTTTAATTTCCGCGTGTTAATGACGTGTAATTAGCGGTGCACTAATGTTGAGGTttgctttatttgttttggCAGATTAGAGAGGTGAGGCCAAAGGTGACGTTGGTGGCTAGAATGGTAGCGTCGGTCGCAAACTATGACTACATTGTTGATTGGGAGTTCCAAACAGATGGACTAATCAGAATTAAGGTTAGTGGCatttaattagttttaataGTTTTATAAGTGCAAAAGGCATCATGAACTGATGAAAGT contains:
- the LOC133855052 gene encoding amine oxidase [copper-containing] gamma 1-like, which encodes MEARNLLRVLFLFLSVVLVLLFTWVHLPYAPPYANELLDCATNSPWCTSKNRLQSKQSELLREPRNPTRHHNHASDTPHHPLDPLTIQELNKVRSILSSHPLFISSTYALHSVDLEEPEKALVKKWKKGDQLLPRRASVVARVNGNSNVLTVDLSTGQVTVCETGSPSGYPTMTIEDMTTATLAPLANADFNRTIIQRGIDLADLACLPISTGWYGKSEEKRRLIKVQCYSKKGTVNFYMRPIEGLTVLVDLDTKQVVEISDKGSSIPIPKAANTDYRYSVQELHQIMNLLNPISIEQPKGPSFSIEDEHLVKWANWEFHLKPDARAGMIISRAKVRDPDTGELRDVMYKGFSSELFVPYMDPTDAWYFKTYMDAGEYGFGLQAMPLDPLNDCPRNAHYMDGVFASADGTPYVRSNMICVFESYTGDIGWRHSESPITGMPIREVRPKVTLVARMVASVANYDYIVDWEFQTDGLIRIKVGLSGILMVKGTAYDNINQIPNGENIHGTLLSENVIGVIHDHYVTFHLDMEIDGSDNSFVKVNIKKEQTSAGESPRKSYLKAVRNVAKTEKDAQIKLKLYDPSEFHVINPSKKTRVGNPVGYKVVPGATAASLLDLDDPPQKRGAFTNNQIWVTPYNRSEQWAGGLFVYQSQGEDTLATWSHRDRGIENKDIVVWYTLGFHHIPCQEDYPVMPTVSSSFDLKPVNFFESNPILRIPPNVEKDLPVCKPTSSV